From a region of the Arachis ipaensis cultivar K30076 chromosome B09, Araip1.1, whole genome shotgun sequence genome:
- the LOC107617540 gene encoding nuclear pore complex protein NUP1, protein MATEEEKENNKKNPYGEGLGTGGKFRKRPFRRTQTTPYDRPPNSLRNPTAAAQRNNEGWFYKLIRDPAQRFIFESANSFFSSIFRKRLPPPPPPPPPPTNPPSHPSSSKDTETEQVLRDNHQEAPFVGNNSSGKQYVAHHESDVQIICSDGESLSELEKLLRQKTFTRSEVDRLTALMRSRTEDAPDAPTQEGEERKKDIAMEPRLPCEPKEEYPKTLPLDNVDKHLAVTPYATSSVPIEDVASPAELAKAYMGSRPSKVSAAMLGVRSTARRDDLTFPKSENFSLSSSVTSIVPRNTRHAAVHENGFVTPRSRGRSAIYSMARTPYSRPYVTSTLKGGRLAVDGEPSSSTQSALDRGMLSGSIPGALKRSSLTLDNDIGSVGPIRRVRQKSNLLYSKGSSSLSIARSGAGGDYSQQPSSSSQNPTLMDENVNDSKPGTSFPALPTKSSEMASKILQQLDKLVSPKEKSSESRLSTVNDISPMKLSPSMLRGQALRSMETVDSSKLLENMQDNKLDGKVGNLFPGAQKLTLQKDTVENRPLKLNAPSDVDATNPKNQFMSSAKSVDSSMINSVSFHPQKKSAFHMSAQEDFLDLDDDAYPNGAVSSFPAAEKETSGSIAMAEKTTSLTGSKNLAVDGEGYVGAAATRVGEKVDISTSITPSIPGANNPVTVGITEATKISFGSEKPASPNGSVANPAMFNFASNVVSSTATGAPADNLTKSAPIFGLEKVPQVPFSSSSPGEGFSPVKFGASDSMAGNFVSSTTVAGTTDSRPKVRESEKGGTETNKDMGFSVRSSGPAVSPVTSTSPTSIFTFGQSSTSSQNNGSIALSPPMSSPFSSLGSNNFASQNIFSSSSLAASSTSTSNAVASAGSIMTTSAAAMTASNNCSSSTPLVSSSTSSSTASIFKFGSTPSLSTGFPVSSSGTEPLETKSIKDGGVGNLSSSAFSSSSAAVGSTGSGIFGVSSSSNSQSQGSVLGATVSSGSILGAQVSPDNSQFAASTQSQPLSFGSSASTPSFGLAGSTTSSGSSLFTSSSAGTTSTGFTSGSLFGSSGSSPSFGLTGSAGSSGSSLFTSSATATGTAFPSVGSFGSSAAIPSFGLTESTASSGSSFFTSSSAATNSSFSSGGSLFSSSSPATNIFNSGSTFGLGASASSSAANSNSSNGGTSTGLFGSSTWQPNNSPFGSTFSSSSSTGFSFGASAISAASSSSPFGASTGSVMSTSSPSMFLSTNNASTPQFSFTSAAASTSSQNAFGTPNPVFSFGSTPVNNNDQMSMEDSMAEDTVQATPPGPAAPIFGQQPPPAQSNFVFGASTPSGASPFQFGQNTAPQSPSPFQASGSQEFNAGGSFSLGTGGGDKAGRRMVRVKNKMRKK, encoded by the exons acACAGAAACAGAACAGGTATTGCGGGATAATCATCAAGAAGCTCCATTT GTTGGAAACAATTCATCTGGCAAGCAATATGTAGCACATCATGAAAGTGATGTTCAGATTATTTGTTCTGATGGAGAGAGTTTATCTGAACTTGAGAAACTATTAAGGCAGAAGACTTTCACCAG ATCTGAGGTTGACCGGTTGACAGCACTTATGCGGTCAAGAACTGAGGATGCACCTGATGCACCTACCCAAGAGGGTGAGGAGAGGAAAAAGGACATTGCCATGGAGCCAAGGTTGCCTTGCGAACCAAAGGAAGAGTATCCCAAAACACTTCCTCTAGATAATGTTGATAAGCATCTTGCTGTAACCCCATATGCCACTTCAAGT GTTCCTATTGAGGATGTTGCTTCACCTGCAGAGCTTGCAAAGGCATACATGGGGAGTAGGCCTTCCAAGGTTTCTGCAGCTATGTTAGGTGTCCGAAGTACTGCTCGGAGGGATGATTTGACCTTCCCGAAAAGTGAAAATTTCTCTCTTAGTTCATCTGTTACATCAATTGTGCCGAGGAATACTAGACATGCTGCGGTTCATGAAAATGGTTTTGTGACCCCAAGATCTCGTGGCCGGTCTGCAATATATAGTATGGCTCGGACACCTTATTCCCGACCTTATGTAACGTCAACCCTCAAG GGTGGTCGGCTTGCTGTTGATGGTGAGCCGTCATCATCTACTCAGTCTGCATTGGATCGAGGCATGCTTTCTGGATCCATACCCGGG GCATTAAAGCGTAGCAGTTTAACATTGGATAATGATATAGGATCTGTTGGTCCTATACGCAGAGTCCGTCAAAAGTCTAATCTTCTATATTCTAAAGGTAGCAGCTCTCTATCTATTGCTAGGAGTGGAGCTGGCGGTGATTATTCTCAGCAACCATCATCCTCAAGTCAGAATCCTACTCTGATGGATGAGAACGTGAATGACAGTAAGCCTGGTACGAGCTTCCCCGCTTTACCCACAAAATCAAGTGAGATGGCGTCAAAAATACTCCAGCAGCTTGATAAGTTGGTCTCCCCTAAAGAAAAATCATCTGAATCAAGGCTATCAACGGTGAATGACATATCACCAATGAAATTGTCCCCTTCTATGTTAAGAGGACAGGCGCTTCGTAGCATGGAAACTGTAGATTCATCAAAATTGCTGGAAAATATGCAAGATAATAAATTAGATGGAAAAGTTGGAAATCTGTTTCCTGGTGCCCAGAAGTTAACCTTGCAGAAAGACACAGTTGAAAATCGTCCGTTGAAGCTTAATGCTCCTTCTGATGTAGATGCCACAAACCCAAAGAACCAATTCATGTCTAGTGCAAAGTCTGTTGATTCTAGCATGATAAATTCCGTTTCTTTCCATCCACAGAAGAAGAGTGCATTCCATATGAGTGCGCAAGAG GATTTCTTGGACCTGGATGATGATGCATATCCTAATGGGGCTGTCTCATCTTTTCCTGCTGCTGAGAAAGAAACAAGTGGCTCAATCGCTATGGCAGAGAAAACTACCTCTCTGACAGGATCTAAAAATTTGGCAGTTGATGGTGAAGGTTATGTTGGGGCTGCTGCGACTAGGGTTGGTGAGAAGGTTGATATATCAACATCTATAACACCATCTATCCCTGGGGCAAATAATCCAGTTACAGTTGGAATTACAGAAGCTACAAAAATAAGTTTTGGTTCTGAGAAACCTGCTTCCCCAAATGGGTCTGTTGCTAATCCTGCCATGTTTAATTTTGCTAGTAATGTGGTTTCGTCCACTGCTACTGGTGCTCCAGCAGACAATCTAACCAAATCAGCTCCCATATTTGGTTTGGAAAAGGTTCCGCAAGTGCCATTTAGTTCATCATCGCCTGGCGAAGGATTCAGTCCTGTGAAGTTTGGTGCATCTGACTCAATGGCAGGAAACTTTGTCAG TTCAACGACAGTTGCTGGTACAACTGATTCTAGGCCCAAAGTTCGTGAGTCTGAAAAAGGTGGTACTGAGACCAACAAGGATATGGGATTTTCTGTAAGGTCATCTGGACCTGCTGTTTCTCCTGTCACATCAACATCACCCACAAGTATATTTACTTTTGGCCAGAGTTCAACATCAAGTCAAAATAATGGGTCTATTGCTTTAAGCCCACCAATGTCTTCACCCTTTTCTTCTCTTGGATCAAATAATTTTGCCAGTCAAAATATATTCAGTAGCTCATCCCTTGCAGCAAGCAGCACCAGCACTAGCAATGCTGTTGCATCTGCTGGCTCCATAATGACAACCAGTGCTGCTGCCATGACTGCATCAAACAATTGCAGTTCTTCCACCCCGTTGGTGTCATCTTCGACTTCAAGTTCAACTGCTTCCATTTTCAAATTTGGATCCACTCCTTCCCTTTCAACAGGTTTTCCTGTATCGTCTTCTGGCACAGAACCTCTGGAAACTAAGAGTATTAAGGATGGAGGAGTTGGTAATCTTAGCAGTTCTGCCTTTTCTAGCTCATCTGCTGCTGTTGGAAGCACTGGTAGTGGCATTTTTGGGGTCAGCTCTTCGTCAAATAGTCAGTCTCAGGGTTCTGTTCTAGGTGCTACTGTTAGCAGTGGTTCGATTCTTGGTGCTCAGGTGTCTCCTGATAATAGTCAGTTTGCGGCTTCTACACAGAGCCAACCTCTTTCATTTGGTTCATCTGCATCAACTCCATCCTTTGGGTTGGCTGGGAGTACAACCTCTTCAGGGAGTTCTTTGTTTACTTCATCGAGTGCTGGCACCACAAGTACTGGTTTTACTTCTGGGAGTTTGTTTGGTTCATCTGGATCGTCTCCATCCTTTGGGTTAACTGGGAGTGCAGGCTCTTCAGGTAGTTCTTTGTTCACCTCATCCGCTACTGCCACAGGTACAGCTTTTCCTTCTgtgggttcatttggttcatctGCAGCAATCCCATCCTTTGGGTTGACTGAGAGTACAGCCTCCTCGGGAAGTTCTTTTTTTACTTCCTCCAGTGCAGCCACAAATTCATCCTTTTCTTCCGGGGGTTCATTGTTTTCTTCCTCAAGTCCTGCCACAAATATTTTCAATTCTGGTTCGACTTTTGGACTTGGTGCCTCGGCTTCATCCTCAGCAGCCAACTCTAATAGCTCCAATGGTGGTACAAGCACTGGTTTGTTTGGTTCTTCTACATGGCAGCCCAACAACTCGCCATTTGGTTCCACATTTAGTTCATCATCTTCGACCGGCTTCTCCTTTGGAGCATCTGCCATTTCTGCTGCTTCTAGCAGTTCACCCTTTGGAGCATCCACTGGTTCTGTTATGTCTACCAGTTCACCTTCGATGTTTTTATCAACCAACAATGCATCAACTCCTCAATTCTCATTCACTTCAGCTGCAGCCTCTACCTCCAGTCAGAATGCCTTTGGAACTCCTAACCCTGTCTTCTCATTTGGTTCCACTCCTGTTAATAATAATGATCAGATGAGTATGGAGGACAGTATGGCTGAGGACACAGTTCAAGCTACTCCACCAGGGCCGGCAGCTCCTATATTCGGTCAGCAACCTCCACCAGCTCAGTCAAATTTTGTATTTGGAGCATCAACTCCATCAGGAGCCAGTCCTTTCCAGTTTGGTCAGAATACTGCTCCACAGAGCCCTTCTCCATTTCAGGCCTCTGGCAGTCAAGAGTTCAACGCAGGTGGGAGTTTCTCATTGGGCACGGGTGGCGGTGACAAGGCTGGTCGACGGATGGTGAGAGTTAAGAACAAGATGCGGAAGAAGTAA
- the LOC107619281 gene encoding uncharacterized protein LOC107619281 produces the protein MQNSVRNYLTGQPKLFSTENKTSSVEVYLPSNKYRSSVYGLPVPPYGEVQGDIEVRSYIQDETVDAKFSQLNQAAQQIDQSHEQDMEIGYEEGTPPPPTYEGLEQRFIDEITKLARERSDAEDAEFARHTERILEINKEYHEKLSTLRNLQATRREEFLRKELQARLNQYQESKRNYSPHMKVPVPDAHGFTSPSTFTAEANSMFHGAIKYNKHDREGTMSLSGGRSQGSEARVPLPPGRVYNNSTPYH, from the exons ATGCAGAACTCTGTAAGAAACTATCTTACAGGACAGCCAAAGTTGTTTTCTACTGAGAATAAAACTTCAAGTGTAGAGGTTTATTTGCCGAGCAATAAATATAGATCAAGCGTATATGGCTTGCCAGTTCCTCCATATGGCGAAG TTCAAGGGGACATTGAGGTAAGGTCCTACATACAGGATGAGACAGTTGATGCCAAGTTTAGCCAACTGAATCAAGCCGCACAACAAATCGACCAAAGTCATGAACAAGACATGGAAATTGGATACGAAGAGGGCACCCCTCCACCACCAACTTATGAGGGCCTTGAACAAAGATTTATAGATGAAATCACAAAACTAGCCAGAGAACGGAGTGATGCAGAGGACGCAGAATTTGCGAGGCATACCGAG AGAATACTTGAGATAAACAAAGAGTACCATGAGAAGTTGTCTACACTAAGAAATCTACAAGCAACTCGACGAGAAGAGTTTCTTCGTAAGGAACTTCAGGCGCGATTAAATCAGTatcaagaaagtaaaagaaactACTCACCCCATATGAAGGTGCCGGTGCCAGATGCCCATGGCTTTACAAGTCCTTCAACATTCACTGCGGAAGCAAATAGTATGTTCCATGGTGCTATCAAGTATAATAAACACGATAGAGAAGGAACCATGTCATTATCAGGTGGGAGAAGTCAAGGAAGCGAGGCAAGGGTTCCCTTACCCCCGGGTCGTGTTTACAATAACAGCACACCATATCACTAG
- the LOC107616049 gene encoding protein OBERON 4-like, whose translation MATNLSGKKRSKEIKGIVGPSQEASWLKSTYSEKKPVLERPANILTSFDQDDKRTLAPELQMSIIPKDFCFHELESVVKIKQAEAKMFQSRADDARREAEGLKRIALAKSGKIDEEYTQRIAKLRLGETEEMHRQKLEEIQALERAHLEYFNMKRRMEADIKDLLSNMEATKRSLAL comes from the exons ATGGCTACAAACTTATCTGGGAAGAAACGAAGTAAGGAAATCAAAGGGATAGTTGGGCCAAGCCAGGAAGCTTCTTGGCTGAAATCTACTTATTCAGAGAAGAAACCTGTGTTAGAAAGGCCAGCAAACATCCTTACCAGCTTTGATCAAGATGATAAAAGGACTCTGGCGCCTGAGCTGCAAATGAGTATTATCCCAAAAGACTTCTGTTTTCATGAATTGGAGAGTGTAGTTAAAATCAAACAAGCAGAGGCTAAAATGTTTCAGTCACGTGCTGATGATGCAAGAAGAGAAGCTGAAGGGTTGAAACGTATTGCCCTTGCAAAGAGTGGGAAAATTGATGAAga gtataCTCAGCGAATTGCGAAGCTGAGACTGGGTGAGACAGAGGAAATGCATAGGCAGAAACTCGAAGAAATTCAAGCATTAGAACGAGCACATCTGGAGTATTTCAACATGAAAAGGAGAATGGAGGCAGACATTAAAGATCTTTTATCTAATATGGAAGCTACTAAAAGGAGTCTTGCCCTGTGA